TTTGTTACAGGGTTCAGTTATTTTTTTTAACCGGAGCCGACAATGCAAACAGGGGGGATTCAAAATCCACGGCAATGAGATTTCCGTCGGGGCCATATTTTTTGTCGAGGCGGATTTTTGCTCCGGTAAGTTTGCCCAGGCCATTGACACCAGCTTCAGCAATGTCCCACAGGGTAATTGGTGTTTTGTCGTTTGCTGATACCGGCTTGATTCGCTTCCTTATTTCCATGGCGGCAAGTTCAGTCAGGGACAAATATTCTTCACGAGGTTTTTGCTGAAGGGTTGACGAAGGTGTTCCGGTCAGTGCTGCCTGCATTCCCAGCGAGGGATACGTATAAGGAACAGGCTGGAGAGGAATCGGCTGAACTTCTTTCAGCGCAAAATCCTCTTTAGTTTCATTTGACTTTTGTGCTTGCGTAACCCGGGTCTTCCCCTCGGGCATTCCTGATTTTTCTGCCGTTGCGGTGTATTCCGGTTTGCCGGAGTTAACGGGCTGATCTACGGTACGGATTTCTTCAGAAGGTTTTTCTGCAGCAGGAACCTGAACAACGGTTGTACCGGCTGAAGGATGTGTTTCTGAAAAAGGTCTTTCCAGCAACAGGTACAAACCGGCCAGCAAGAGGAAGGAAGCGGCGGCTGCAAAAGCATTTCTGTAATACAAAAGGGTCCTTTTTCTGCCGCGGTATAATGCTTTTCTGGAGGGAAAGCGTATGGAAAGATCAGGAGAAAGGTGTACTTTCCGGAAAAGTTCAAGATCCTTTTGTTTTTCAGGGTGCTGGGTTAAATAGAGTTCCAGATTTTGCTCCTGACGCATGGTCAGAAGATTTTCTGACGAAGCAACGGCAAATTCTTCAAAATTATCAGCCGTAACTCTGGTCTTCAGTGCGAAATCCTTGTGAAGGGTGTTTTTCCCGGTAAAGGATTCATTTCCCGGAGTAAGGGAAAATTTGTCAATTTCAGAGAGCAATTCTTTCAGGTCAGGATTTTCACGGAGAAAGGCAAGAAAGAGGATGGTATCCTCGGGCGAAAGTTTTCCGTCGAGAAAGTCAGCTGCGTATACTTCAAAATTTTCTCTTGTAATCATATCAGATGACATTTTCGAGGCTTCCAATATAGTTTTTCAGAAAAACCCGTCCTCTGAAAATATATACCTTCACCTGGGATTCGCTAAGGCCGGTAATACGGGCAATTTCTTCATAGGAGTATCCTTCATAGTCGCGCAGCAGTATAACAGCTTTCTGAACTTCCGGAAGGCGGTTCATAGCTTCATGAAGAATTTCATTCAGGTCGCTGTAATGGGTATTGTGTGTGTCCATTTCATTTGGCATTTCATCGGTGAATTCCTGGCGGCTATCCTTTCGCAGTATGTCAATCATGGTATGGTAAGCGGCTGTAAACAGGTAACTTTTTGCTTTGCTGAATTCAACCGTATCGGCCCTGGTCCAGAGTTTTTCAAAGGTATCCTGCACAATATCCTTTGCCCTTTCCGCATCCCTGAGATTCTTCAGAACGAAGCGGTACAGGCTGTCGGCATACTGGTCTACACACAGGTTATATTCGTCAGTGGTCATGTTCTGGCCGGTAGTGTAAATAAGACGAATGTAACCAAGAAATGTTACACCTGAGAAGGAAATTATTTTCCGGCGCAATCAAAAAAGGTACTGACGGGTGTTTTTTGTGAAGGCCCGTGAATTGAAAAAAAATACAGCCGACTGTTACCAATGGCCAGCCGGCTGTATTGGAAAAGCTTCTGAACTCAGAACGGGATGCCTGCCCTGAAAAAGATCACATCCAGAATCAGCCCCAGAAGGAAAAGTGAACCAAACTGACGGTTATAAACGAATGCATAACTGACAAGATACAATGGCCAGCTTCCTTTTGGGATATCGTCAGGTTCTGACGAAGGACGGGGTCTGGAAAATATACGGATGGTTTTAAACAGTTTTGGCAGGGCAAGCAATATGATCAGCACCGAAGCACCAGTCATTCCTGTTATGACAATCATTGCTACCAAAAGATACTGAAGTATTAAAAGACTGATGGTAAGGTACCTGGCCGATTTTTCTCCAACAATCACCGGCAGGGTACGAACGCCTTTTTCCTTATCTTCCTTAAGTTTGTCAATGTGTTTGCCGAGAAGCACCGATGTCGGACCGAGCGCATAAACAAGACTGATCCATAATACGCTCCAGTCCCATCGGCCGCCTGAGACCACAAGGAAAGTGCCTCCTACCATGAGAGGTCCCCACACCAGAACAACCGAGGGTTCCCCGAGCCCGTAATACTTGAGCGGCCATGTGTAAAACAAAAGGAAAAAGAGACCCGCCAGCATAAATACCAGGGCCGGAAATCCTGAATGAATGACAAGATACAAGCCTATGGCTGTTGCAAGTGCACCTGAAATAAAAATGTAGGTGAGAAACTGCCGGGGGTTCAGGAGTCCGTGCTCAAGCGCCTGAGGACCGTATTGGGCACGGTAATAATTGTTATGGTCAATCCCTTTCCGGTAATCCACATAATCGTTGATCAGATTGTTGGTGGCATGGGCAAGGACAAGGCCTGTCAGTGCAAGCAGGAACATGAACGGAGAGAAGGAACCTGTCCGGAAGGCCAGAAGCCCCCCTATACCTGCTGAAAGTGCCGTCATTACAAACACGGCTGAACGGCTGGCAATCAGCCATCGGGAAATGATATCCAGATGGTTCCATTCTTCCTTCGAAATCCGGGGAATGACTCTCAGAGCCTTCCCCCACATAGCTACATTTATCATAACACGCTGATTTATTTGTTATAGTTGTAACAACAACCGACAAAAGAAAAAGGTTCAACTTCAAAATTTTATATCGCATTCAGAGATTTTTTTTACTTTTAACTTTTTGAAATATATTTTTGCACCGAATAAAATTTCAGAAATATGGCTGAACATATTGGAGAAATTATCCAGGTTATTGGTCCGGTTGTTGACGTCAGTTTTGAGAATGCAGGCGGGGACCTCCCGAAGATACATGATGCACTGGAAGTGATGCGGGACAATGGCGAGGTTCTGATTGTTGAATGCCAGCAGCATATAGGAGAAAACAGTGTTCGGGCCATTGCCATGGATTCAACCGACGGGTTGTACAGGGGGATGAAAGTCCGGGCTACGGGTGGTGCCATCAAAATGCCCGTTGGTGAGCAAATCAGAGGTCGTTTGCTGAACGTTACCGGCCAGCCGATTGACGGATTGGGGAAATTCAGTATGGAAGGAGGGTATGAGGTTCATGGTAAACCGCCTAAGTTTGAGAATCTGAGTACAGAAACGGCCATACTATTTACCGGTATTAAGGTTATCGATCTGCTGGAGCCTTACGCCAAAGGAGGAAAGATCGGGCTTTTCGGCGGTGCCGGTGTAGGAAAGACGGTCATCATCATGGAACTGATCAATAATATAGCCAAAAAATATTCCGGACTTTCGGTTTTTGCCGGAGTTGGAGAGCGAACCCGTGAAGGAAATGATCTGCTGAGGGAAATGATTGAATCGGGAGTAATCCGCTACGGTGAAGGATTCCTTAAGTCAATGGAAGAAGGGGGCTGGGATCTGTCAAAAATAGACCAGGAAGAACTGCGCCGGTCGCAGGCAACTCTGGTCTTCGGACAGATGAATGAGCCGCCCGGAGCCCGTGCAACCGTTGCTCTTTCGGGCCTTACTATTGCCGAATCGTTCCGTGACGGTGATGAGAAAAGCGGAGGCAGGGATATTCTTTTCTTTGTTGACAATATTTTCCGTTTTACCCAGGCAGGTTCTGAAGTATCGGCGCTTTTGGGCCGTATGCCTTCGGCTGTAGGATACCAGCCAACCCTTGCCACGGAAATGGGGCTTATGCAGGAACGTATTACTTCCACCAAACGGGGCTCCATTACTTCGGTTCAGGCAATTTATGTTCCGGCTGACGACCTTACTGACCCTGCCCCGGCAACAACCTTTGCCCACCTCGATGCCACTACGGTGCTCGACCGGAAAATCGCAGAGCTGGGAATTTATCCTGCGGTAAATCCCCTTGACTCCACTTCGCGCATTCTGACTCCGGGCATTGTTGGCAAGGAACATTATGAAACGGCACAAAAGGTCAAGGAAATACTGCAACGGTACAAGGAATTACAGGATATTATTGCCATTCTCGGAATGGATGAACTTTCGGAAGAAGATAAACTGGTGGTGCACCGGGCAAGAAGAGTGCAGCGGTTTCTCAGCCAGCCGTTCCATGTGGCATCGCAGTTTACCGGAATTCCGGGTGTGCTGGTGTCCATTGAAGACACCATCAAGGGTTTCAATATGATATTGAACGGCGAGGTGGATAAATATCCTGAAATGGCTTTCAACCTTGTTGGAACAATTGAAGATGCCATTGAGAAAGGGGAGAGAATGATATCGGAAGCCAAAAAATAAACGGGGATGAAGCTGGATATAGTCACACCCGAAAAAAATGTATTCTCAGGCAAAATCAGCCTGATATCGGTACCCGGAGCAGAAGGATGCTTTGAAGTACTGCCCAACCATGCTCCTATTTTAAGCCTTCTGGAAGAGGGAAAAATTAAGGTTATTACCGAAGACGGTCAAAAACTTATCTTTCAGATTGAAAGCGGAGTGATTGAAGTAAAGAGCAACAAAATCATTGTTCTTGCTGAGAAGCTGAAAGAAGTTACCGGCCAGTGAGCGAAAGCTATTTTCTGACAAAGATAAAATCACCGCCTTCATCGCCTGTTTCACGTATTTCTCCGAACTGGGGAATCTGATTGTTTGCACTGTTGTTAATCACTGCGGTTTTAAAACTGTAAAACAGTTGTTCGGCGGAAATGAACTTTTTATCGTTGTTCTGAAGCCTCTTGATCAGGTACTCAATAAACACACTCCGGTCGGGTACGGCATTCAAGGCACCGCTTGTCATGGCCTTGCGGCTGGGGTAGCGGTAAAGTTCCTGGATGTCGGCTGAAGCGTCTGTAAAGGCTTCCCGTGTTTTAAAAATCGACCCGCCGAAGCAGGCATCAGTAATCAAAAGAGTATGCCGTGCATTGATCCCTCCGATATAGGTTTTCAGATCAGCATTGGAAAACCAGGTTCCCCTGTTTTTTTCGGAAGCATCAACCGGAAGCCAGAAACCCTGCTTCAGCTTTTCATCCCAATGACCATGTCCGGCATAAAAAATCAATAGATTGTCATCAGGAGTTACTTTTTCAACCAGGTCGTCCAGTGCTTTGGTAATCTGCTGGCGCCGGGGATTGCTCAGAAGAATAACATTTTCTCGGCTGAAGGTATAGAATTTGGTGAGTACATCATACAATGCCTGCGCATCTTTAACCGGCTGGTCAAGGTCATTGATATTCGGGTCCAGATAGTCCTGTATTCCGATGATCAAAGCATAATATTTTCCGCGGTTGATTTCTTCCTGGAATTGGGTTCCCAGAGTGGACTCCACGCTGATTCCATTCCTGCCATCCGTAAGAGGTACCGGAAAATCTTCCGTTTTTGACTGGGAGGAGGCTTTTGCCTGAGCTGAAACCGGTTCATTATCGTCTATGTCAAGTTTCCCTTTTTCTGCCCATACTCTGGAAGCAATCTGGGGTGTGATGATCTGAACACTGGCAGTTGTGGTTTCGGCAAATTGCTTCCGGCCCTCCATATTGGTTATCTGGTGCAATGCCTTAACTCCATAGCCGGCGGCAGGATTAAATTCAACAAAACAGGAACGTCCCGGAAAAGTCTCAATAACAAGCCGGTCAATTTCCTGGCCCTTTTTGTCAGTTACCCGTAGAATCAGTTTTTCAGAGTAAGCAATGCCAACAACGATCCATTTCCCTTTTGATTCCTGCGTGACAGCCGGATTGATTCCTTCGAATGTTCCGATATACTTGTCGCCGAAGTAAACCTTAAAGTCTTTGTCGCTGTTGGTTGATTTCTTCAATCGGTTGATATAGACAATAACATCTTCCTGCGGCTGCTGGGAAAATAAGGGAACAGCTGCCACCAGCAGAAGAAGGAGCAAGGAGAGTTTTTTCATGCGGTTTGGTTTTCTTAAACAGAACGGGAAAAGAAATGATTTCCAGTACAATATTACGAAAACAATCAGAAATGGTTACATTATTTGCATATCAGACGGTTGGCGCTCAGCAACACCAGGCTGATACATAAAATCATTCCGGGGATGCTGAAAAACGAAGTTTTGAGACATCCCCGGAAAAAAAAGACAAAAAACCGAAACTTATTTCTTCAGCTTACCCAGACGGGCAGTTACTTTCACCTTGGTGGTTTTTATGAAAATCTGATTGACAGTTTCTGTTTCAAATTGAGGATACAAAACAATGTCGTAGCCCGGGTTGTCCTTGATCATGTTGTAGATAGCGTACATGTTGACCCGTTTGGCAAGAAAGGAACCGATGATGGGAATTTCAAACCCTGAAATTCCGGAAACTTCTCCCATTTTTTTATCAAAAAGGCGTGCCCAGTCAATGCCAAGGATTTTAACTTCCGTGGCTTCTCCTGAAACCTGGTCAGAATACTCGAAATCACCCTTGTTGAATTCAATATAATTATTGGGTGTTTTCATGGAATGGGAGGATACTGTACATTGTGCAAACAACAATGCAACTACTCCCGCAATAAGAAACAGTTTTAAAAATTTCATAGGCTTATTCATTTTGGTTAGAAAATACTGTTAGGCCTTTCAAAGGTAAGATATTTCACAAATCTGGCAAATGGGAACAAAATCAATAAAATATTACATAATGAATAGTAACTTAAGCAAATAGATGAAATTACCATTCGGTAGGCAATGATAAACGAACAGCTTTAATTGATAAATAAACAGACATTTTCCATAAAATTTGCCGTAATTTGCAGTTACTATCATCAGCATAATGAACAGGAAAGCATCAGTTATTACGTTACATTCTCACATACAGGAAGATCCAGTTCTTCCGGAGAGGATGCATTTAATGCGATTACTGGCTATGATTCTGGTTTCCGGAATATTTTTTCTTGGGAGCGGGGTTTCAGAAGCTCAGGTTGAAACGGATTTTCCGGCGTCCGACGGATTGACCGTGCATGCTGATGAATATATTCTGAGCGATACACTACCGTATATAGTGTTGTTTCATCAGACTGGTTCCAGCAGGGGAGAATACAAAGAAATTGCACCACGTTTTGTGCGCATGGGATTCAACTGCCTGGCGGTGGATCTCAGAACAGGGGGTGAAAAGAATTATGTCAGGAATATAACTGCCATGAACGCAAGAGGGGCAGGATTGCAACCGGGTTATTACGATGCCCTGTACGATATCCGGGGTGCTGTTTCGTATGCGGAAGGGAAGAGCAAAAAACCCATTATTCTGCTGGGCAGTATGTTTTCAGCCTCCCTCTGTCTGGTTGAGGCGGTCAATAATCCGCACGTTTCAGCAGTAATTGCCCTGAGTCCGGGTGAATATTTCGGCCGCCGAATTTCGGTAACCGATTCGATGCAGTTTCTTGACAAGCCGGTTTACGTTTATTCCACCCAGGAGGAACATCCGTATGTTGCCCGCATCTTTGAAAAAACAAGGGGCCAGGCTGTTACCATGGTTCAGCCGGTTAATGTTCCCGGTCATCAGGGATCCGCGGCATTGCTGAAAGAAAATCCTGAAAGTCACGAACTATGGCTTGCCCTGATGATATTCCTGAACAAACTTTTTCTGAGTGCCCAATGACCGTCAAGTTTCTGATTATCCGGTTCAGTTCCATCGGAGATATTGTTCTAACAACACCGGTTATCCGGTGCCTTAAAAAACAGGTTGAAGGGGCTGAAATTCATTATCTGACCAAACCGGCGTATGCTTCTGTCTTACGGGGTAATCCTTATATTGACCGGATTGTTCTGCTGAAACCTTCGGTAGGCGAAACCATCAGAGAACTGAAGGAAGAGGGGTATGATTACGTGATAGACCTTCATAACAGCCTTCGCTCCTGGCGCGTTAAAACAGCTCTTCCCTGGCTTTCCTTCAGTGTGAAGAAGCTGAACTGGCAGAAATGGCTCATGGTACAGTTTAAAATCAATAAACTGCCGGATAGGCATATTGTTGACCGGTATCTGGATACGGTGAAACTTTTTGACGTTGAAAATGACGGCAAAGGGCTTGATTTTTTTCTGTCTTCTGAGGACGAGGTGCCCCGGAGCGAACTACCCGCCTTTCTGCACGGAGGTTACATTGCTGTTGCCATGGGAGCCCGGCATACAACAAAACAAATTCCACCTGAAAAAATTGCCATGCTGTGCCGGCACTTCAACCGGCCGGTTCTGCTATTGGGCGACAAATTTGACGTTGCAAATGCTGAACAGGTTGTCCGCATGGCCGGAGGGAATGTGTTCAATGCCTGCGGGAAATTTTCCCTGCGGCAGTCCGCCTGGCTGGTTAAGCAGTCGCTGGCTGTTGTCACCCCTGATACCGGACTGATGCATATTGCTTCAGCCTTTAAGAAAAATGTCATCTCGGTGTGGGGCAATACCATTCCTGCGTTTGGCATGTATCCCTATCTGCCGGGAGAAAAATCCCGCATCTTTGAGGTCAACGGCCTTTCCTGCCGGCCCTGTTCCAAACTGGGTTACCCGTCGTGCCCGAAAAAACATTTCCGCTGTATGATGGATATTGATTATAAAGAGCTTGCTGAGTATGTAAACCAGATTACCGTCTGAAAGGTATTTCAAAACCCTTTTTTAAGGCTGGATCCTTTGACACTATTTTAAAATTGTCGGAAATTACATTGTAATGATGATTAAGATCATTTAGGGGAATTCTCCACCCGATAAAAAAAGATGTATCATTGTTAGCGTTAACGAACCAATTAATTCCGGGAATATGGATTATCTGAAAGTGCGGTTTGACAGGGAGAATGTCTGGTTGGAAGGCAGAGCCCTGAGGGATACTGACTGTGAAACAGTATATGCCCTGAAAAGTATGGCTGGTAACATTAAAGAAATTCACATTGATATAGAATACATGAATTGCTGCTTCAGCAGGGCATTGTATGCATTTCTATCCCGGATGGATAATGCGGAAATTTATTGGCACATCAAAGATCCTTTTTATGTTCATGCTGACTTGCCGGAATTGTATTCTGAGGTTTCAGGGCGTCCAATAAAACTCATTGACGAGACCACGTTTGCGGTGGCATGACATCCCGGGAGACTGTCCCGGGTTATTGATTTTTCGCAATCTCCGGCAGGATATTTTCTGAATCTTTGTACAAAAGCAGGCGGTTGCATGAGGCCGCCCCGGTTCCGATGGTTTTTCGTATATTGGGCCGAAAAAAGGGTATGAAACCCACATGTTTTACAAACACAAACACAGCGGTAATAAAATGCCGAACATGTGGGTTCCATCATACCATTGAAAATTAATTTTATTATGATGAAATATCTGGTTACGGGTACTGCCGGATTCATTGGATACCATGTTGTCAGAAAGCTGATGGAACAGGGGCAGGAAGTTATAGGAGCCGATAATATCAACCATTATTATGAGCCGGAACTGAAGTATGCCCGCTTAGCCCAATGCGGGATTACCAGGGATGAAGCCGACACGGGGAAACTGACAGTCAGCAAAACATACCCTTCCTATCGTTTTATTAAATGTTCTCTCGAACAGAAGAAAGAGCTTTTCAGGATTTTTGAGCAGGAGAGGCCGGATATCGTCATCCACCTGGCGGCACAGGCCGGAGTGCGGTACAGCCTTCAGCATCCTGAAGCATACATCGAGTCGAATGTAGAAGGGTTTCTGAATATTCTGGAGGGATGCAGGGCATTTCCGGTAAGGCATCTCGTATTTGCCAGCAGTTCAAGTGTGTATGGTCTCAACAAGGCTATGCCCTTCAGCGAGCACCATT
This Bacteroidales bacterium DNA region includes the following protein-coding sequences:
- a CDS encoding alpha/beta hydrolase; the protein is MILVSGIFFLGSGVSEAQVETDFPASDGLTVHADEYILSDTLPYIVLFHQTGSSRGEYKEIAPRFVRMGFNCLAVDLRTGGEKNYVRNITAMNARGAGLQPGYYDALYDIRGAVSYAEGKSKKPIILLGSMFSASLCLVEAVNNPHVSAVIALSPGEYFGRRISVTDSMQFLDKPVYVYSTQEEHPYVARIFEKTRGQAVTMVQPVNVPGHQGSAALLKENPESHELWLALMIFLNKLFLSAQ
- the atpC gene encoding ATP synthase F1 subunit epsilon, which encodes MKLDIVTPEKNVFSGKISLISVPGAEGCFEVLPNHAPILSLLEEGKIKVITEDGQKLIFQIESGVIEVKSNKIIVLAEKLKEVTGQ
- a CDS encoding F0F1 ATP synthase subunit beta, whose translation is MAEHIGEIIQVIGPVVDVSFENAGGDLPKIHDALEVMRDNGEVLIVECQQHIGENSVRAIAMDSTDGLYRGMKVRATGGAIKMPVGEQIRGRLLNVTGQPIDGLGKFSMEGGYEVHGKPPKFENLSTETAILFTGIKVIDLLEPYAKGGKIGLFGGAGVGKTVIIMELINNIAKKYSGLSVFAGVGERTREGNDLLREMIESGVIRYGEGFLKSMEEGGWDLSKIDQEELRRSQATLVFGQMNEPPGARATVALSGLTIAESFRDGDEKSGGRDILFFVDNIFRFTQAGSEVSALLGRMPSAVGYQPTLATEMGLMQERITSTKRGSITSVQAIYVPADDLTDPAPATTFAHLDATTVLDRKIAELGIYPAVNPLDSTSRILTPGIVGKEHYETAQKVKEILQRYKELQDIIAILGMDELSEEDKLVVHRARRVQRFLSQPFHVASQFTGIPGVLVSIEDTIKGFNMILNGEVDKYPEMAFNLVGTIEDAIEKGERMISEAKK
- a CDS encoding RNA polymerase sigma factor, which encodes MTTDEYNLCVDQYADSLYRFVLKNLRDAERAKDIVQDTFEKLWTRADTVEFSKAKSYLFTAAYHTMIDILRKDSRQEFTDEMPNEMDTHNTHYSDLNEILHEAMNRLPEVQKAVILLRDYEGYSYEEIARITGLSESQVKVYIFRGRVFLKNYIGSLENVI
- a CDS encoding caspase family protein, which encodes MKKLSLLLLLLVAAVPLFSQQPQEDVIVYINRLKKSTNSDKDFKVYFGDKYIGTFEGINPAVTQESKGKWIVVGIAYSEKLILRVTDKKGQEIDRLVIETFPGRSCFVEFNPAAGYGVKALHQITNMEGRKQFAETTTASVQIITPQIASRVWAEKGKLDIDDNEPVSAQAKASSQSKTEDFPVPLTDGRNGISVESTLGTQFQEEINRGKYYALIIGIQDYLDPNINDLDQPVKDAQALYDVLTKFYTFSRENVILLSNPRRQQITKALDDLVEKVTPDDNLLIFYAGHGHWDEKLKQGFWLPVDASEKNRGTWFSNADLKTYIGGINARHTLLITDACFGGSIFKTREAFTDASADIQELYRYPSRKAMTSGALNAVPDRSVFIEYLIKRLQNNDKKFISAEQLFYSFKTAVINNSANNQIPQFGEIRETGDEGGDFIFVRK
- a CDS encoding glycosyltransferase family 9 protein, producing MTVKFLIIRFSSIGDIVLTTPVIRCLKKQVEGAEIHYLTKPAYASVLRGNPYIDRIVLLKPSVGETIRELKEEGYDYVIDLHNSLRSWRVKTALPWLSFSVKKLNWQKWLMVQFKINKLPDRHIVDRYLDTVKLFDVENDGKGLDFFLSSEDEVPRSELPAFLHGGYIAVAMGARHTTKQIPPEKIAMLCRHFNRPVLLLGDKFDVANAEQVVRMAGGNVFNACGKFSLRQSAWLVKQSLAVVTPDTGLMHIASAFKKNVISVWGNTIPAFGMYPYLPGEKSRIFEVNGLSCRPCSKLGYPSCPKKHFRCMMDIDYKELAEYVNQITV
- a CDS encoding prenyltransferase, with the translated sequence MINVAMWGKALRVIPRISKEEWNHLDIISRWLIASRSAVFVMTALSAGIGGLLAFRTGSFSPFMFLLALTGLVLAHATNNLINDYVDYRKGIDHNNYYRAQYGPQALEHGLLNPRQFLTYIFISGALATAIGLYLVIHSGFPALVFMLAGLFFLLFYTWPLKYYGLGEPSVVLVWGPLMVGGTFLVVSGGRWDWSVLWISLVYALGPTSVLLGKHIDKLKEDKEKGVRTLPVIVGEKSARYLTISLLILQYLLVAMIVITGMTGASVLIILLALPKLFKTIRIFSRPRPSSEPDDIPKGSWPLYLVSYAFVYNRQFGSLFLLGLILDVIFFRAGIPF